A section of the Rhizobium sp. Pop5 genome encodes:
- a CDS encoding adenylate/guanylate cyclase domain-containing protein — translation MREISPTQNWILITIVLAASGVAYDMMFYSNQTPVVGAIFALFIGMPIIAFERKALFRGLYRRIQKLPTFAFIVTELVIYEILMSIGFACAALLLSSLGMVKPSSFLDLVIMPYEVFLYALAVCSAMIFILRVRELLGRDVFLSMLVSRYRNPVREERVFLFIDLVDSTAFAEKHGDLRAQQLLSSLFATFAEPVRRHKGMINDYVGDAAIITWPLARGIKGARCVRCIFDILADIEANAASWRKNYGQVPKLRAALHGGEIITAEVGVDHHKISYFGDTVNTTARLETLCRSLNRPVLISAELAGRMEFPDEISCEDLGTHALRGRGQALGVIALSSRAVTVLNTPAVILHG, via the coding sequence ATGCGGGAAATATCTCCGACGCAGAACTGGATCCTGATCACGATCGTGCTGGCTGCCAGCGGCGTCGCCTATGATATGATGTTCTACTCCAATCAGACGCCCGTGGTCGGGGCAATCTTCGCGCTCTTCATCGGCATGCCGATCATAGCGTTCGAGCGCAAGGCGCTGTTTCGCGGCCTATACAGACGTATCCAGAAGCTGCCGACCTTTGCCTTCATCGTTACCGAGCTTGTCATCTACGAGATCCTGATGAGCATCGGCTTTGCCTGCGCCGCTCTGCTCCTCTCGTCGCTCGGCATGGTGAAGCCATCGTCGTTTCTCGATCTCGTCATCATGCCTTACGAGGTTTTCCTCTATGCGCTTGCCGTCTGCTCGGCGATGATCTTCATCCTGCGCGTGCGGGAACTGCTCGGCCGCGACGTTTTCCTCAGCATGCTCGTCAGCCGCTACCGCAATCCGGTTAGGGAAGAGCGTGTCTTCCTGTTCATCGACCTCGTCGATTCCACGGCTTTTGCCGAGAAGCACGGCGACCTCAGAGCGCAACAGCTGCTGAGCTCGCTGTTTGCGACCTTCGCCGAGCCCGTCAGGCGCCACAAGGGCATGATCAACGACTATGTCGGCGATGCCGCGATCATCACCTGGCCGCTGGCTCGCGGCATCAAGGGCGCTCGCTGCGTCCGCTGCATCTTCGACATTCTCGCCGATATCGAAGCCAATGCCGCCAGTTGGCGGAAAAATTACGGACAGGTGCCGAAGCTTCGCGCCGCCCTTCACGGTGGCGAGATCATCACCGCCGAAGTCGGCGTCGACCATCACAAGATCAGCTATTTCGGTGACACGGTGAACACCACCGCCCGGCTGGAGACGCTCTGCCGCAGCCTGAACCGGCCGGTGCTGATTTCCGCCGAGCTTGCCGGGCGCATGGAATTTCCAGACGAGATCTCCTGTGAGGATCTCGGAACTCACGCCCTCAGGGGACGCGGCCAGGCGCTCGGCGTCATTGCGCTTTCCTCGCGCGCGGTCACCGTGCTGAACACACCCGCGGTCATTCTGCACGGCTGA
- a CDS encoding multicopper oxidase family protein produces the protein MPLLTRRNLLKASAVAGAYGAGIGIAGRFGLAEAAPEPQLLTAVKTEAMLTDAGPTKEIMSWGHDGMPPILRMTKGRPYAARLKNGLDEPTTIHWHGLRIDNRMDGVPFMTQPYVYTGDSFDYAFTPPDAGTFWYHPHCNTLTQMGHGMTGVIVVEDPADPEFDAEVVLNLRDWRLGGDGQFIAPFRPRDAAKSGTYGTVRTANWHREPQYDAPAGGLVRLRIAVTDVTRIFSLKMEGADATVIAIDGNPVPKRFPLDLLQIGPGQRLDLAVRMPDGEGAVATLEDIRGTAPKVIASLRAVGSSLKRNIGDLGPLAENPVRKADISAAEQIPLVLSATAENTAVESICGTLGYSFWAINKVPWPGDTPDPTAPLAELKLGKSYIFNLENTTPHAHPIHLHGMSFTVISSSTREVMPLVTDTYLIQPDEKVQLAFVADNPGDWLLHCHIIEHQKTGMTSYVRVS, from the coding sequence ATGCCTCTCCTTACCCGCCGCAATCTGTTGAAGGCATCCGCCGTCGCCGGCGCCTATGGCGCCGGCATCGGCATTGCTGGTCGATTCGGGCTTGCCGAGGCAGCGCCCGAGCCGCAGTTGCTGACGGCGGTGAAGACCGAGGCGATGCTGACCGATGCGGGGCCGACCAAGGAGATCATGAGTTGGGGTCATGACGGGATGCCGCCGATTCTCAGGATGACCAAGGGGCGCCCCTATGCGGCGCGACTGAAAAACGGGCTCGACGAGCCGACGACGATCCACTGGCATGGGCTTCGCATCGACAACCGCATGGATGGCGTGCCCTTCATGACACAGCCTTACGTCTATACCGGCGACAGCTTCGATTACGCCTTTACGCCACCCGATGCCGGCACCTTCTGGTATCATCCGCATTGCAATACGCTGACGCAGATGGGGCACGGCATGACCGGGGTCATCGTCGTCGAAGATCCGGCCGATCCGGAGTTCGACGCGGAGGTGGTGCTCAACCTGCGCGACTGGCGGCTCGGCGGCGACGGCCAGTTCATTGCGCCCTTCCGGCCGCGCGACGCTGCCAAGAGCGGCACCTACGGCACGGTGCGCACCGCCAACTGGCATCGGGAACCACAATATGACGCGCCGGCCGGCGGGCTGGTGCGGCTGCGCATTGCGGTCACCGACGTCACGCGCATCTTCTCGCTGAAGATGGAAGGCGCCGACGCCACTGTGATTGCGATCGACGGCAATCCGGTGCCCAAGCGCTTCCCGCTCGATCTCTTGCAGATTGGGCCGGGCCAGCGGCTCGACCTTGCCGTGCGCATGCCTGATGGAGAAGGCGCCGTCGCGACGCTCGAAGATATCCGCGGCACGGCGCCAAAGGTCATCGCCAGCCTGCGGGCGGTCGGATCATCACTGAAGCGCAATATCGGCGATCTCGGGCCACTTGCCGAAAATCCGGTCCGCAAGGCCGATATTTCCGCCGCCGAGCAAATCCCGCTGGTGCTGAGCGCCACCGCCGAGAATACCGCCGTCGAAAGCATCTGCGGCACGCTCGGCTACAGCTTCTGGGCCATCAACAAAGTGCCATGGCCGGGTGATACGCCCGACCCGACGGCGCCGCTGGCGGAGCTGAAGCTCGGCAAGAGCTATATCTTCAACCTCGAAAATACGACGCCGCATGCGCATCCGATTCACCTGCACGGTATGAGCTTCACGGTGATTTCCTCCTCGACGCGGGAGGTGATGCCGCTGGTGACCGATACCTATCTGATCCAGCCGGACGAGAAGGTGCAGCTTGCCTTCGTTGCCGACAATCCCGGCGATTGGCTACTGCATTGCCATATCATCGAGCACCAGAAGACGGGCATGACGAGCTATGTCAGAGTGAGCTGA